From the Bacteroidia bacterium genome, one window contains:
- a CDS encoding tail fiber domain-containing protein, which produces MKNFIVCTFLLLVLTAVTNAQDIETTLSGNTTTQGFTVKSFAGTPLFTVRADGKIGLGILNPDALLHVAGQVKITGGSPGAGKLLTSDANGLATWTMLSSLPPDGPAGGDLTGSYPNPTIANSAITSAKIAVGAVTLSKISIAGATTGEVLTYDGTKLAWSPPTSTGVTLDQAYDMGGAGAGRTITADAGAVVIAGVDGFLVTAGSTSQGSIPASGAGSRMMWYPKKRAFRAGEVLGTQWDDANIAGYSMATGLNTTASGTASSALGHSTTASGSNSTALGWLTTASAHASIAMGYGATASGTYSIATGQNTTASGSSSTAMGAASIASGSYSTAMGSNSTASGNSSTSMGNYVTASGNYTTAIGRYASTGGYAGSMAIGDNSTSSLLTNTAENQWIVRFAGGIRFYTNSAMTMGSYMSPNTSGWMFISDRNKKENFTVVDGEDLLSRLRSVPVSEWNYKGTDASIRYIGPMAQDFWQAFHLGGTDSLGINSVAIDGVNMAAIQALEKRTAELNEKTAELQRKTDEIASLKEKVATLENAQAQYAAQAAELRRLKSEFDTLRTLLTEKTTEMSVKHASLDAGK; this is translated from the coding sequence ATGAAGAACTTCATCGTCTGCACCTTCCTGCTGCTTGTCCTGACCGCCGTTACGAACGCACAGGACATCGAAACAACACTCTCCGGTAACACCACGACACAGGGATTCACCGTCAAAAGCTTCGCGGGCACACCGTTATTCACGGTGCGGGCGGACGGAAAAATCGGACTCGGCATTCTCAATCCCGACGCGCTGCTGCACGTGGCGGGACAAGTGAAAATCACCGGCGGGTCTCCCGGCGCGGGAAAGTTGCTCACCTCCGACGCCAACGGGCTCGCCACTTGGACTATGCTTTCGTCGTTGCCTCCGGACGGTCCTGCGGGCGGGGATCTCACCGGCAGCTACCCCAATCCCACCATCGCCAACAGCGCGATTACCTCGGCAAAGATCGCCGTCGGGGCAGTGACACTTTCAAAAATCAGCATAGCGGGTGCGACCACCGGCGAAGTGCTCACCTACGACGGTACCAAACTCGCGTGGTCTCCGCCGACTTCTACCGGCGTCACGCTCGACCAGGCATACGACATGGGAGGAGCGGGAGCGGGTCGTACAATTACCGCCGATGCTGGTGCGGTGGTTATTGCCGGTGTGGATGGCTTTCTCGTGACTGCCGGAAGCACCTCGCAAGGTTCGATACCGGCAAGCGGAGCCGGTTCGCGCATGATGTGGTATCCGAAAAAGCGAGCATTTCGGGCAGGCGAGGTACTTGGAACTCAATGGGATGACGCGAACATCGCTGGCTACTCGATGGCGACGGGATTAAATACGACTGCCAGCGGAACGGCGTCAAGCGCGCTCGGGCACAGCACAACCGCCAGCGGTTCGAACTCCACGGCACTGGGATGGCTCACAACCGCTAGCGCACATGCGTCCATTGCAATGGGTTATGGCGCGACAGCTAGCGGCACCTACTCCATAGCGACCGGCCAAAACACAACTGCAAGTGGATCCAGCTCCACCGCGATGGGGGCCGCTTCGATCGCAAGCGGTAGCTACTCCACCGCCATGGGTTCCAACTCCACCGCCAGCGGCAACAGCTCGACCTCGATGGGAAACTACGTCACCGCGAGCGGCAATTACACTACTGCGATCGGGAGATACGCCAGCACCGGTGGTTACGCGGGTTCCATGGCGATCGGGGATAACAGTACTTCCAGCCTTCTGACGAACACCGCTGAAAACCAATGGATCGTGCGATTCGCCGGGGGTATTCGTTTCTATACCAACTCTGCAATGACGATGGGTTCCTATATGAGTCCTAACACGAGCGGGTGGATGTTTATCAGTGACCGGAATAAAAAGGAGAATTTCACAGTGGTAGACGGCGAGGACCTCCTCTCGCGGCTGCGTTCCGTCCCCGTTTCCGAATGGAATTACAAAGGCACGGATGCGTCTATCCGCTATATCGGACCCATGGCGCAGGATTTCTGGCAGGCCTTCCATCTCGGCGGAACGGACTCGCTCGGCATCAACAGTGTGGCCATCGACGGCGTGAATATGGCTGCAATACAGGCGCTGGAAAAACGGACGGCGGAATTGAACGAGAAGACTGCGGAGCTGCAGCGAAAAACGGATGAGATTGCCTCACTCAAGGAGAAGGTCGCCACACTTGAAAATGCTCAGGCACAGTACGCTGCTCAGGCCGCCGAATTACGCCGGCTCAAGAGCGAATTCGACACACTCAGAACTCTTCTCACGGAGAAAACCACTGAGATGAGTGTGAAGCATGCATCGCTCGACGCGGGCAAGTGA
- a CDS encoding tail fiber domain-containing protein produces MKNFIVCTFLLLVLTAVTNAQDIETTLSGNTTTQGFTVKSFAGTPLFTVRGDGKIGINILNPTAALHVAGQLIITGGTPGAGKVLTSDANGLASWTSPASTGVTLDQAYDQGGAGAGRIITADAGAVVIAGVDGLLVTAGSTSQGSIPASGAGARMMWYPKKRAFRTGYVDGGQWDDANIGINSTAMGYNTMASGTSSTAVGGATTASGDRSTAMGGATTASGTRSTAMGSGTIASGEYSTAMGYSTTASGDNSTALGSYVSTGGYLGAMAMGDRSTATLLSNTASNQWVARFAGGIRFYTNPTTTTGAYMNASASGWTNVSDKNKKENFTAIDGEALLARLRSVPVSEWNYKGTDVSIRYIGPMAQDFWQAFHLGGTDSLGINSVAIDGVNMAAIQALEKRTAEMNEKTAELQQKTAELKQKSDEIALLKEEVAALKTSQAQYAAQAAELRRLKSEFDTLRTLLTEKTTEMSVKHASLDAGK; encoded by the coding sequence ATGAAAAACTTCATCGTCTGCACCTTCCTGCTGCTTGTCCTGACCGCCGTTACGAACGCGCAGGACATCGAAACGACACTCTCCGGCAACACCACGACACAGGGATTCACCGTCAAAAGCTTCGCGGGCACACCGCTGTTCACCGTACGGGGGGACGGCAAGATCGGCATCAACATCCTGAATCCCACCGCAGCACTGCATGTGGCGGGACAACTTATAATCACTGGCGGCACACCCGGCGCGGGCAAGGTGCTGACCTCCGATGCGAATGGCCTTGCGTCATGGACATCTCCTGCTTCAACTGGGGTCACGCTCGACCAGGCGTACGACCAGGGCGGCGCGGGAGCGGGTCGCATAATCACTGCGGACGCGGGTGCCGTGGTTATTGCAGGGGTGGACGGATTACTCGTGACCGCCGGAAGCACATCACAGGGTTCGATACCGGCAAGTGGAGCCGGAGCACGTATGATGTGGTATCCGAAGAAGCGGGCGTTCCGGACTGGATACGTGGATGGAGGCCAATGGGATGATGCCAACATTGGAATCAACTCCACCGCGATGGGATACAACACAATGGCCAGCGGCACCTCCTCCACCGCTGTGGGAGGCGCCACAACCGCCAGCGGCGACCGCTCCACCGCGATGGGAGGCGCCACAACCGCCAGCGGCACGCGCTCCACTGCGATGGGGAGTGGCACAATCGCGAGCGGCGAATACTCCACCGCGATGGGGTATTCCACAACCGCAAGCGGCGACAACTCCACGGCTTTGGGAAGCTACGTGAGTACCGGCGGATATCTGGGTGCAATGGCGATGGGAGACAGGAGCACGGCCACGCTTCTCTCGAATACTGCTTCGAACCAATGGGTTGCGCGTTTTGCCGGAGGTATCCGTTTCTACACCAATCCCACCACGACGACAGGTGCCTACATGAATGCCAGCGCCAGCGGCTGGACGAATGTCAGTGACAAGAATAAAAAGGAGAATTTCACAGCTATCGACGGAGAAGCCCTTCTTGCACGATTGCGCTCCGTCCCCGTCTCCGAATGGAATTACAAAGGCACGGACGTGTCTATCCGCTATATCGGACCCATGGCGCAGGATTTCTGGCAGGCCTTCCATCTCGGCGGAACGGACTCCCTCGGCATCAACAGTGTAGCCATCGACGGCGTGAATATGGCTGCAATACAGGCGCTGGAGAAACGGACGGCGGAGATGAACGAGAAGACGGCGGAGCTGCAGCAAAAGACGGCCGAGTTAAAGCAAAAGTCCGATGAGATTGCATTGTTGAAAGAAGAGGTCGCAGCGCTTAAAACATCTCAGGCACAGTACGCTGCTCAGGCCGCCGAATTACGCCGGCTCAAGAGCGAATTCGACACACTCAGAACTCTTCTCACGGAGAAAACCACTGAGATGAGTGTGAAACATGCCTCGCTCGACGCGGGCAAGTGA
- a CDS encoding YCF48-related protein: MLNTRILTIAALTMALFPLTSVSQNFWSQTDGPHGASVKSLAIANDGSLLAGTEGGGLFRSPDDGEHWERIFVQVLNGITPKYSEVPAIALNSAGHIYIGTWGGGIYSSRNNGNTWSGGLPSFTGVRSLVFNASGDLLAGFDGGSYASGVYRTTDNGFSWTNVGLKSYRPNAFAKGEDDTLYASSSSGCHLSTDCGASWSPMGYLIQNRDCNSIALLEDGTILTGTDRGIFKTTNNGVEWTQANNNLLDTFVLSIAVGQNGTVFAGTSKGSVYASSNRGGNWQRINEGSIWSAVNVLLADPARGLFAGTAGGGIFHTSDAGENWMRKDRRLPATLVRSMTVATDGRIYAATAGAGVHHSSDNGESWYSTALDSIDARTIFAYSGGHLFAGADSGVVYRSSDEGQTWQRMLTGGVNAVRCFGIHSTGTLFAGTFGEGVFRSTDGGDNWAPSNAGLTNMYISATATARNGNIIVGSSWGLFISTDAGLNWRLNSTLSTVGISSISVTSMGDLIAVASASLYKSTNHGVNWTRMTTASTSGIQALATGPGGRIWFSSGPRSFSNIPVVYESTDDGVTWTDVDHSTSILSLVLTANGYLLAGTDGSGVLRSAKVVLPTSSDKPRPPAECRLESNYPNPFSSRTTIRFTLSHRQSVRLTVHNLAGEQVAQLLSGQYDAGTHCVEWAVPEYPDGAYFCRLIADGAVQSSMLMIVR; the protein is encoded by the coding sequence ATGCTGAACACACGGATACTGACCATTGCAGCCCTGACGATGGCATTATTCCCTTTGACTTCGGTCAGCCAGAATTTCTGGTCACAGACCGACGGTCCTCACGGCGCTTCCGTCAAGTCGCTGGCAATAGCTAACGACGGCTCGCTTCTGGCGGGAACGGAAGGAGGAGGTCTCTTCCGCTCACCGGACGACGGAGAACACTGGGAACGAATATTCGTACAGGTTCTCAACGGCATCACGCCGAAGTACAGCGAAGTTCCTGCAATCGCCCTAAACAGCGCCGGTCACATTTATATCGGCACCTGGGGTGGTGGTATTTACAGTTCGAGAAACAACGGGAACACGTGGAGCGGCGGGTTGCCTTCGTTCACCGGAGTACGTTCGCTGGTCTTCAATGCAAGTGGAGACCTGCTTGCGGGATTCGACGGAGGAAGCTACGCATCCGGGGTATATCGGACTACGGACAACGGCTTCAGCTGGACAAACGTCGGCTTGAAAAGCTATAGACCGAACGCTTTCGCAAAAGGCGAGGACGATACACTGTACGCGTCCTCGAGTTCCGGATGCCACCTATCAACCGATTGCGGTGCTTCGTGGTCTCCTATGGGCTATCTCATACAGAACAGGGACTGCAACTCTATAGCACTTCTCGAGGACGGCACGATTCTCACTGGCACGGACCGCGGTATTTTCAAAACGACAAACAACGGCGTTGAGTGGACGCAGGCGAACAATAATCTGCTCGACACCTTTGTGTTGTCAATCGCCGTCGGGCAGAACGGGACGGTCTTTGCAGGGACGTCGAAAGGGAGTGTCTATGCTTCGTCCAACCGGGGCGGAAACTGGCAGCGCATCAATGAGGGGTCTATCTGGTCTGCGGTAAACGTACTCCTGGCCGATCCAGCACGCGGGCTGTTTGCCGGGACGGCAGGCGGAGGCATTTTTCACACGTCTGACGCCGGGGAGAATTGGATGCGGAAGGACCGCCGCCTGCCCGCCACGCTCGTACGCTCCATGACGGTCGCAACGGATGGACGCATTTACGCCGCTACGGCGGGCGCTGGCGTGCATCACTCTTCCGATAACGGCGAATCCTGGTATTCAACGGCGCTGGACAGTATAGACGCGCGGACGATTTTCGCATATTCCGGCGGCCATTTGTTTGCCGGTGCGGACAGTGGCGTCGTCTATCGCTCTTCGGATGAAGGACAGACCTGGCAACGGATGCTGACAGGCGGCGTCAATGCTGTCCGCTGCTTCGGCATACATTCCACAGGCACGCTTTTCGCAGGAACGTTCGGGGAGGGTGTTTTCCGCTCCACCGACGGAGGTGACAACTGGGCGCCATCGAACGCCGGATTGACGAATATGTATATCTCAGCCACCGCCACGGCTCGTAACGGCAATATAATCGTCGGGAGTTCCTGGGGACTGTTTATTTCGACAGACGCAGGCCTTAATTGGAGGCTCAATTCCACGCTGTCCACCGTCGGCATATCCTCGATATCCGTGACCTCGATGGGCGACCTGATAGCAGTCGCCTCGGCATCTCTTTACAAATCAACGAATCATGGGGTCAACTGGACCAGGATGACGACGGCTTCGACTTCAGGGATTCAGGCGTTGGCAACCGGCCCCGGTGGTCGGATATGGTTCAGCTCCGGACCAAGGTCCTTCAGCAACATTCCCGTAGTGTATGAATCGACCGACGACGGGGTTACATGGACCGACGTTGATCATTCAACGTCCATTCTCTCCCTCGTCTTGACTGCCAACGGCTACCTTCTTGCCGGCACAGACGGCAGCGGAGTGCTCCGTAGCGCAAAAGTGGTGCTTCCGACATCTTCCGATAAGCCCCGACCGCCAGCAGAGTGTCGACTGGAATCCAACTATCCGAACCCATTCAGTAGCCGAACCACGATCCGCTTCACACTTTCCCACCGGCAATCCGTCCGCCTGACAGTGCACAATCTCGCCGGTGAGCAGGTGGCGCAGCTCCTGTCGGGCCAATACGATGCCGGCACTCATTGTGTGGAATGGGCTGTGCCGGAATACCCCGACGGTGCGTATTTCTGTCGGCTGATTGCGGACGGAGCCGTGCAATCAAGCATGCTCATGATCGTTCGGTGA
- a CDS encoding MerR family transcriptional regulator — protein sequence MKDSQTYKYPIRLASEMSGVSVYVIRAWEKRHQVLSPERTESNRRLYSDRDIERLILLRQLIELRHSIGELAALSNEALIELLAKERTGKHVPDPGSTGSPEGRDFQGDMLAAVRALDVRALEDVLTQASLHLPQQALIGEVIVPFLEALGRQWQEGTMRIAHEHMATAAVRTFLGSIVAAAPRFPSAPSALVCTPVNQVHELGALIAAVTVAMRGWNVVYLGANLPSEEIAAAVRQLSARMLILGIVYPADDALLHRDLRRLATLLPGGVAVAVGGRAAGAYAASLESMDAAIIRDLDDLGPLLDVRDAPLRLREKKLTQSRKEAKAQRDFKGTV from the coding sequence ATGAAAGACAGCCAAACATACAAATACCCCATAAGACTCGCATCGGAGATGTCGGGCGTGTCTGTGTATGTCATCCGTGCGTGGGAGAAGAGGCATCAGGTTTTGTCTCCGGAGCGGACGGAAAGCAACCGCCGTCTCTATTCCGACAGGGATATCGAGCGTTTGATTTTGCTCCGCCAGCTTATCGAGCTGAGGCATTCCATCGGGGAGCTTGCGGCGTTGAGCAACGAAGCGCTTATAGAGCTTCTCGCGAAAGAACGCACCGGGAAGCATGTGCCGGATCCGGGTAGCACCGGATCTCCCGAAGGAAGAGATTTTCAGGGCGATATGCTCGCGGCAGTCCGCGCGCTGGACGTTCGTGCCTTGGAGGATGTGCTGACGCAGGCCTCGCTTCATCTGCCGCAGCAGGCGTTGATAGGGGAGGTCATCGTACCGTTTCTTGAAGCACTCGGGCGTCAATGGCAGGAGGGGACGATGCGCATCGCGCACGAGCACATGGCGACCGCAGCCGTGCGCACCTTTCTCGGCTCCATCGTTGCTGCGGCGCCGCGCTTCCCCAGCGCTCCCTCGGCGCTGGTTTGCACGCCGGTGAATCAAGTACACGAACTCGGAGCGCTCATCGCGGCAGTAACGGTTGCCATGCGTGGATGGAATGTCGTGTATCTCGGCGCCAATCTTCCGTCGGAGGAAATCGCGGCCGCCGTGCGTCAATTGAGTGCGCGCATGTTGATTCTCGGCATCGTCTATCCCGCCGACGATGCTCTGCTGCACCGCGATTTGCGTCGCCTCGCCACGCTTCTTCCCGGTGGCGTTGCCGTGGCAGTGGGAGGACGTGCGGCGGGGGCGTACGCGGCTTCTCTCGAATCGATGGACGCGGCCATCATTCGCGATCTCGACGACCTCGGCCCGCTGCTCGATGTCCGGGACGCGCCATTGCGGCTCAGGGAGAAGAAATTAACGCAAAGTCGCAAAGAGGCAAAGGCGCAGAGGGACTTTAAGGGTACTGTATAA
- a CDS encoding tail fiber domain-containing protein → MKHFIVCSSLLLILTAVTNAQDIETTLSGNTTTQGFTVKSFAGTPLFTVRADGKIGLGILNPDALLHVAGQVKITGGSPGAGKLLTSDANGLASWTMLSSLPPDGPAGGDLTGNYPNPTIANSAITSAKIATGAVTLSKISTTGATSGEILRYDGTKIVWDTPSAGGVTLDQAYDMGGTGAGRTITADAGAVVIAGVDGFLATAGTSSQGSIPASGAGSRMMWYPKKRAFRAGTVNGNQWDDANIGVISNAMGSNITASGNYSTAMGFASTASGSASTAMGSNTTASGDYSTAIGASTTASANTSTAMGYSTIARGSQSTAMGGFADASGFISTAMGNNTYASGDYSTALGRYTTASGISSTAMGSNTTASGTNSTAMGDYTTASAYGSTAMGRNTTASGNYSTAMGYYTTASGESSTAIGSYVSTGSYLGAMAMGDRSTTSLLTNTASNQWVARFAGGIRFYTNPTIASGAYMNPNASGWTNVSDRNKKENFTAIDGEALLAQLRSVPVSEWNYKGTDASIRYIGPMAQDFWQAFHLGGTDSLGINSVAIDGVNMAAIQALEKRTAEMRQKTDEIALLKEELAVLKTSLEVFETQAAEIRQLKNDLTVLKALLTEASPAGSVKHASLDSGK, encoded by the coding sequence ATGAAGCACTTCATCGTCTGCAGCTCTCTGCTGCTCATCTTAACCGCCGTGACGAACGCGCAGGACATCGAAACGACACTCTCCGGCAATACCACGACACAGGGATTCACCGTCAAAAGCTTCGCGGGCACACCATTGTTCACAGTGCGGGCGGACGGGAAAATCGGACTCGGCATTCTCAATCCAGACGCGCTGCTGCATGTGGCGGGACAAGTGAAAATCACCGGCGGCTCTCCCGGCGCGGGAAAGTTGCTGACCTCCGACGCCAATGGGCTCGCCTCATGGACTATGCTCTCGTCGCTGCCGCCGGACGGTCCTGCGGGCGGGGACCTGACGGGTAACTACCCGAATCCCACAATCGCAAACAGCGCAATAACCTCCGCAAAGATCGCCACAGGAGCCGTGACGCTCTCGAAAATCAGCACAACGGGAGCGACGTCGGGTGAAATACTCAGATACGACGGTACGAAGATCGTCTGGGATACGCCCTCCGCAGGTGGCGTCACGCTCGACCAGGCATACGACATGGGAGGAACGGGAGCGGGTCGTACGATCACCGCCGACGCGGGAGCGGTGGTAATTGCCGGAGTAGACGGCTTTCTCGCGACTGCCGGAACAAGTTCTCAGGGATCGATACCTGCAAGCGGAGCCGGTTCGCGAATGATGTGGTATCCGAAGAAGCGGGCATTCCGGGCAGGAACTGTGAATGGAAACCAATGGGATGATGCGAATATTGGTGTTATCTCCAACGCAATGGGATCCAACATAACCGCCAGTGGGAACTACTCCACCGCGATGGGATTCGCCTCAACCGCGAGCGGCAGCGCTTCCACCGCGATGGGGAGTAACACAACAGCCAGCGGTGATTATTCCACCGCGATTGGGGCCAGCACAACCGCTAGCGCCAACACGTCCACCGCGATGGGATACAGCACAATCGCGAGAGGCAGCCAATCCACCGCGATGGGAGGCTTCGCAGACGCGAGCGGATTTATTTCCACCGCGATGGGGAATAACACCTACGCGAGCGGTGACTACTCCACCGCGCTAGGCAGGTACACAACCGCCAGCGGCATCTCGTCTACCGCTATGGGGAGCAACACTACGGCTAGCGGCACCAACTCCACCGCGATGGGGGATTACACAACCGCCAGCGCGTATGGCTCCACCGCGATGGGCAGAAACACAACCGCCAGCGGAAACTACTCCACCGCAATGGGATACTACACAACCGCCAGCGGCGAAAGCTCCACAGCTATCGGAAGCTACGTGAGTACCGGCAGTTATCTGGGTGCAATGGCGATGGGAGACAGGAGCACGACCTCGCTTCTTACGAATACTGCTTCGAACCAATGGGTTGCGCGTTTTGCCGGAGGTATTCGCTTCTACACCAATCCGACTATAGCATCGGGTGCCTACATGAATCCCAATGCCAGCGGCTGGACCAATGTCAGCGACCGAAATAAAAAGGAAAATTTCACCGCTATTGATGGAGAAGCCCTTCTTGCACAGCTGCGCTCCGTCCCCGTCTCCGAATGGAATTACAAAGGCACGGACGCGTCTATCCGCTATATCGGACCCATGGCGCAGGATTTCTGGCAGGCCTTCCATCTCGGCGGAACGGACTCCCTCGGCATCAACAGTGTAGCCATCGACGGCGTGAATATGGCTGCAATACAGGCGCTGGAAAAACGGACGGCGGAGATGAGACAAAAGACCGACGAAATCGCCCTCCTGAAAGAAGAGCTTGCGGTATTAAAGACTTCTCTGGAAGTTTTTGAAACCCAGGCCGCGGAAATTCGTCAGCTCAAAAATGACCTCACCGTGCTCAAAGCGCTTCTCACCGAAGCGTCCCCTGCCGGGAGCGTGAAACATGCATCGCTCGATTCGGGCAAGTGA
- a CDS encoding DUF4397 domain-containing protein, translating to MKRTMIQALPLNMATALRMPAFTLLLLTAALLSMSTTGCSEDEATPAAPMTNNGQSSIRVVHTSHDAPAVDVWVNGSKAISNLAYGASSGYAVVNAGTVNVKVVPAGATSPVVIEANLPIEQSKRYTVLAMNTLANITPVVANDADAGAKAKVRFIHASTDAPAVDIKLNNGAGASLFANTAFKGVRDFIEVDGGSYTLAVTAAGNSKEVVILDKVTLENGKMYSIVAHGTLDASDNYPFGVRAFIDNGDGKLFADLSPATALLKVIHASPDAPAVDLYLDGVLSGSNLTFPNNTGYLSIPAGTRAIKVNVAGTMTTAIGADLLFDAGKNYSVFAVNRVANIEALVLQDDLTMPAAGQAHVRFVHLSSDAPAVDITTKDGTVVFPNVSFKKFTSFLPLNAGSYDLQVRLAGTSTVVLDLNGIRLDNGKIYTVFARGFVSGSGGTALNAQIIVNK from the coding sequence ATGAAACGGACAATGATTCAGGCGCTTCCTCTCAACATGGCAACGGCATTGCGCATGCCTGCATTTACGCTCCTTCTTCTCACGGCGGCCCTCCTGTCGATGAGCACCACGGGATGCAGCGAGGATGAAGCGACACCTGCAGCTCCGATGACGAACAACGGTCAGTCATCGATTCGCGTTGTGCACACCTCGCACGATGCTCCCGCCGTGGATGTGTGGGTCAACGGGAGCAAAGCCATCAGCAATCTCGCCTACGGTGCGAGCTCAGGGTACGCTGTAGTCAACGCGGGTACGGTCAATGTCAAGGTGGTCCCCGCTGGAGCGACATCTCCGGTAGTTATTGAGGCGAACCTGCCTATCGAACAGAGCAAAAGGTATACGGTGCTGGCAATGAACACGCTCGCCAACATCACTCCGGTGGTCGCCAACGATGCTGATGCCGGCGCGAAAGCGAAAGTACGCTTCATTCATGCATCTACCGACGCTCCGGCTGTCGATATCAAGTTGAATAACGGTGCCGGAGCTTCGCTTTTCGCCAACACCGCATTCAAAGGTGTGAGAGATTTTATTGAAGTCGATGGTGGCTCCTACACGCTGGCCGTCACCGCCGCGGGCAATTCCAAAGAAGTTGTGATCCTTGACAAGGTAACTCTGGAAAACGGCAAGATGTACTCGATCGTAGCACATGGCACGCTTGACGCAAGCGACAACTATCCGTTTGGAGTTCGCGCTTTCATTGACAATGGCGATGGCAAGCTCTTCGCGGATCTCTCCCCCGCGACGGCGCTTCTCAAGGTCATCCACGCCTCTCCCGACGCCCCGGCTGTCGACCTCTACCTCGATGGTGTCTTGTCCGGTTCCAATCTGACATTTCCGAATAATACCGGCTATTTGAGCATCCCCGCCGGAACGCGTGCTATAAAGGTGAATGTGGCCGGAACCATGACCACTGCTATCGGCGCCGACCTCCTGTTCGATGCGGGTAAAAACTACTCCGTCTTCGCGGTCAACCGCGTCGCCAACATCGAAGCGCTGGTGCTGCAAGATGATCTCACGATGCCTGCTGCCGGTCAAGCGCATGTACGCTTCGTGCATCTCTCGTCCGATGCCCCTGCGGTAGATATTACCACCAAGGACGGAACAGTCGTCTTCCCCAACGTGTCCTTCAAGAAATTCACGAGCTTTCTCCCGCTCAATGCAGGATCCTATGATCTGCAGGTTCGTCTGGCCGGGACCTCAACGGTTGTCCTCGATCTGAACGGCATCCGTCTCGACAACGGTAAAATCTACACCGTCTTCGCCCGCGGCTTCGTATCCGGCTCCGGCGGCACGGCTCTCAACGCGCAGATTATCGTCAACAAGTAA
- a CDS encoding T9SS type A sorting domain-containing protein → MKTTSLFFICVLIAASTAFAQRGQITIPVGAQISIPTRAQLCADRYFANHPGYGTLSYGNDPARICGSVIPVEFLSLSAYHINGNVTVLWRTAAESNCAGYEVQRSPDQASWQPTGYVPGRGTTMQEHSYSYEDLLPPGISAARTLFYRLRQIDYDGNFAYSPVVMVNIGAAPQTLALHAAYPNPASDRISVRYTLPDAGSARIAVYAMTGQEVLSIDDGELSGAGEHFLSVNTSYLAPGAYFIELLTGGTRLVRPFVVRR, encoded by the coding sequence ATGAAAACAACATCGCTCTTCTTTATCTGCGTTCTGATCGCGGCTTCCACTGCCTTCGCCCAGCGAGGCCAAATAACCATTCCCGTCGGCGCGCAAATCTCCATCCCGACCCGGGCGCAGCTCTGTGCGGACCGCTACTTTGCGAACCATCCCGGCTATGGCACGTTGAGCTACGGCAACGATCCCGCGCGCATTTGCGGCTCCGTCATCCCGGTGGAATTCCTCAGTCTCTCGGCGTACCATATCAACGGCAATGTCACCGTGCTGTGGCGGACCGCCGCCGAAAGCAATTGCGCAGGGTACGAGGTGCAGCGCTCGCCCGATCAGGCATCGTGGCAACCCACGGGCTACGTCCCCGGCCGCGGCACAACCATGCAGGAACACAGCTACAGCTATGAGGACCTGCTCCCTCCCGGCATTTCCGCAGCGCGGACGCTTTTCTACCGCCTCAGGCAAATCGATTACGATGGCAACTTCGCATATTCGCCCGTGGTGATGGTGAACATCGGCGCTGCGCCGCAAACGCTTGCGCTGCATGCCGCCTATCCCAACCCCGCGTCGGATCGTATATCCGTGCGCTACACGCTGCCGGATGCCGGGTCGGCACGCATCGCCGTGTACGCGATGACGGGGCAGGAAGTACTTTCCATTGATGACGGAGAACTCTCTGGCGCCGGAGAGCATTTCCTTTCGGTGAATACCTCCTACCTGGCGCCGGGTGCGTATTTCATCGAGCTCCTCACAGGCGGCACGCGGCTCGTGCGACCCTTCGTCGTGCGACGATGA
- a CDS encoding fasciclin domain-containing protein, with protein sequence MKTRIASILFGLLSIALFAQSPVQAHGHEKGKKDIVTVAVEAGNFTTLAKALTATGLVDALKGKGPFTVFAPTDEAFAKLPKGTLESLLKDTEALKNILLYHVVSGSVTSSEVVKLKNATTLSGQSVMISVKGDKVMIDKSSVTAVDIAASNGVIHVIDQVLIPATK encoded by the coding sequence ATGAAAACTCGCATAGCCTCCATCCTCTTCGGCCTTTTATCCATCGCGCTCTTCGCTCAATCCCCTGTTCAGGCGCACGGCCATGAAAAAGGAAAAAAAGACATTGTGACCGTCGCCGTGGAAGCCGGAAACTTCACCACGCTTGCCAAGGCGCTGACCGCCACCGGCCTTGTCGACGCTCTCAAGGGTAAGGGTCCGTTCACCGTCTTCGCTCCCACGGACGAAGCCTTCGCCAAACTGCCGAAGGGAACGCTGGAAAGTCTTCTCAAGGACACGGAAGCGCTGAAGAACATCCTTCTCTACCATGTGGTCAGTGGCAGTGTGACTTCATCAGAAGTTGTCAAACTCAAGAACGCAACGACCTTGTCGGGTCAGTCGGTCATGATCAGCGTCAAAGGCGACAAAGTGATGATCGACAAGTCTTCCGTCACCGCAGTCGACATTGCCGCATCGAACGGCGTGATTCACGTCATCGATCAGGTGCTGATTCCGGCAACGAAATAA